TGAGTTAACCGTCATCTATTCGAACCTGGTAAGCGTGCAACAGCTCTCCCACAATCCGACTATCAAGACTGAGGCCGCTCAGTACAACTTCGGCGAATCCATGCCTTATGGATTCCTCGGATACCCGGTCAGTCAGGCCGCGGACATCACATTCTGCCGTGCCCAGCTTGTACCCGTTGGCTCAGATCAGCTCCCCCACATCGAGATGACGCGTAAACTAGTCCGGAAGTTCAACGCCACCTACGCTCCTGTGTTGATCGAGCCGGAAGCTAGGGTCAGCCACGTACCTCGGCTCGTCGGCCTTGATGGCAACACTAAGATGTCCAAGTCGCTAGGTAACGCCATCTATCTCTCCGATTCACCGGAGGAGATTCGGCGCAAGGTGTCAATTGCTGTCACCGACCCGGCCCGGATTCACCCGACCGACAAAGGACACCCCGAGGTCTGTGCGGTGTTCGCTTACCACCGAGCTTTCAATCAGGACTCCGAACACAGCCTGCATGATGACACCCCACGTAGCACGGAAATCGAGGAACAATGTCGAGCCGGAACGATCGGCTGCGTACCTTGCAAGAAGCTCCTTGCGGACGTGCTCAATCGTTTCCTCGAGCCGATTCGCCAACGCCGGTCTGAATATGAGAGAAACCCCGACCTTGTCCTCGACATTCTGTCTGCCGGCTCGGCCCGGGCCCGGGCCGAAGGTCAGACCACAATGGCGCTCGTCCGAGAAGCGATGAGAATGAATTACTTCCGAAGCCGAGTGGGTCAGCAACCGGATAGCAGATAGCGGATTGTGTATCGGTGCATGCAGTCGGCAGCCGGAGAGTGCTTCGGGCTTGTCGTGGCCGCGGGCCGAGGAACCAGATTTGGTGGCCTGAAGCAGTTCGCACTCCTCGGCGGTCGGCCGCTTCTAAGCTGGTCCCTAAACGCATTCGAACAATCAAAGAGTGTCGTCGGCGTTGTCGTAGTTACAAATCGGCCGAAGATACCGTTTGTCCACACGCTCGTCCAACGGTCGGGATTCGGCAAGGTCTTGGCCATCGCTCCCGGTGGCAGGACGCGCTCTGCCTCTGTACGCAACGGACTTGCCTCCCTGCCAGCACACGGACTGGTCGCCGTACACGACGCGGCTAGGCCCTTTGTCAACGCACAGATGCTTGACCAGGGACTAGCCAAATGTATCCGTCGTGGTGCAGTAACCTACGGCTATCCATTGTCCGACGCGGTCAAACGCGTGTTCAGAGGCCGCATCACGGAAACAGTCGCCCGACGAGGACTCTACGCGGTTCAGACACCGCAGTTCTTCCGGCTTGAATTGCTTCGCCGCGCCCACGCAAACTCCCGAGGCACCGACGCACCGGATGACTGCGCTCTGGTCGAATCGCTGGGGTACCGGCCACTGGTGATTCCTGGTCCGCTGACCAACTTCAAGATAACATCAAGGGCTGACCTTGCCCTCGCTCGGAGACTCTTGTGAGACGGCGCCGGATTGCAGTGTTCGGCTCGACCGGTTCAATCGGAAAGGCAACCCTAGACGTAATAGGACATCTTTCAACGCGTTTCGAGGTGTCGGTCCTTGTCGCCCATAGTTCATCCCGCATCATCGCTGCGCAGGCGCGTCGTTTTCTGCCCAGTATGGTCGTTCTATCTGACCAAGAGGCCTGCGTCAGAACCCGACAACTGCTCGGCCCCGGCTTCCGAGTTGAATCGGGACTTGGACCGATGCTCGATGCCGCTACCTCGGCCAGGACTGACATCGTAGTTATGGCCATGTCCGGGACTGCGGGCGTTCTGCCGGTCATGGCTGCCCTGGAACGCGGCAAGCATGTATGTCTTGCAACCAAGGAAATCCTTGTCAGCTTCGGCTCTGAGGTGACAGAAACTGCACACCGGTACGGTGCCCAGCTACTGCCGATTGATTCCGAGCTTGCCGGACTTCATCAGTGTCTTGAGCACCGGTCGAGGGAAAGTGTACGCAAAGTCATACTCACTGCCTCCGGTGGCCCTTTTAGGCGGACCGGCCCGCCAGAACGGGCTGCCGCCAGCCAAGTGCTCGCCCATCCAACATGGCGCATGGGCCGCAAGGTTACCGTTGACTCAGCCACACTCATGAACAAGGGACTAGAAGCAATCGAGGCTGTAAGGCTCTTCGAGCTGCGGCCGGAGCAAGTCGAGGCTGTAATCCATCCTCAGTCTATTGTGCACGCCCTAATCGAATTCCAGGACGGGTCACTCCTCGCCCAGCTCGCAAACCCTGATATGCGGCTGCCCATTCAGTACTGTCTCACCTATCCCGAACGACTGGACTCGGTTATCCGGCCACTGAACCTTTCCCGAGTTGGACGACTCGAATTCGCGGCGGTTGAGGAACGCCGCTTCCCATGCTACCGGCTGGCCCGGTCGGCGCTGAGACTGGGCCCGGCCGCGACCTGCGTTCTCAACGCTGCAAATCAGGTGGCGGTTCAGGCCTTTCTTCAGGGCCGGATTGCATTGGGCGCGATTCCGCGCATAATCTCGCGCACAATGCTCGCTCTCGGCGTTGCGAAGAAGAATGTCGGCCGCAGGTCGGTCAGGGTTCTCCTCCGCCTGGAGCAGAAGGCGACGACCTACGCGCACTGTCTCGTGCGTTCGTGTCCGGCACCAGGCGGCTGTCCGCCGCACGCGGAGAACCGTAAAGCGGTCCGGGACAGTCGTCAGTGATGCTCTCCTCAGTTGTTCTCGTCGTGCTGCTGGTCAGCGTGCTCATCATCATCCACGAGTTCGGTCATCTCGCCGTCGCCAAGCTTTCGCATATCCCGGTTGAGGTATTCTCGGTCGGATTCGGACCGGTTCTAATCCGCAGGAGGTTTGGTGAAACCGAGTACCGACTCTCCGCCATCCCACTCGGGGGGTTCATCAAGATGGCCGGTGAGGAAGAACGCGCGGGCCCGGGGCCCGAAAGTCCTGCTCTGCTAGGCAAACCCGGATACATGGACAAGCCGCTCGGTATCAGGGTAGCAGTTATCGCTGCGGGACCCTTGTCGAACCTTCTGCTCGGATTTGTCCTCTTCACCGTAGTGCTTGGAATCTTCGGTCAGGACTATACCCCAGCGACCATCTACGCTCCGGATGGTTCCCTTGCCGCTGCGGTCGGGCTAAGGACCGGAGATATTGTTCGTGCCGTCGCCGGCCAGTCAGTAACGGACTTTGCCGACCTGGAGACGCACCTTGCAAACAACGCCGGCAGGACAGTCAGCCTGACCGTCGAACGGAACGGCGATACAACTATGATCGAGTACCCTGTTCCAGTATCGTACTCAACCTCAGAGATGCCGCCAGTTGTCGGCGCTGTTGCTCCTGGAAGCCCGGCTGAAGAAGCCGGGCTCACGCAGGGCGATACCCTAATTGCACTCGATGGCGAACCGGTCACCACGTGGCAGGAGTTTCAGAGAAGGATCACCAGTGGTGAGCCCAGAACTGTAGTAGTGGAATGGCGCAGCCGCGGACGACACCACACAGCCGCAATCCAAACAAGACCTGACACGGCGCTGCCGGGCGCGCCACCGAGAATCGGAGTCCGAGTAGACGAGTCCTGGGTACTAGCCCAGTTTACCGGTGCGCGCGTCGGTTCCGTCCGGCATCGAAGTCCGGCGGCAAATGCAGGCATCAAACCCGGCGATTCCCTCATCACAGTAGGTGGCCGGCCGATAGTGCGCTGGCAGGACTACCTAGAGGTGGACGCAGAACTTGATGGCGTTGATTCAATCGAGGTCGTCTGGACACACAACGGCCAGCAAATGTCGGCCTGGGTCAAACCACGGTCAAGACCAGACCAGTTCTCCCGCGAGCGCCTCGGATTGCTGCATCTCCGTCACGCCAGCCGACTCGGCCCACTTGCGCTAGTCGCTGCGGCTGCTACGCGGACCGGCTCGGTCATGCTCACCATCTTTAGAATCGTCGCTCGTGCCGTAACCGGTGACCGCGAAGCTCGCGAGGGCATCGGCGGCCCAGTTGCTGTTGCCCAGATTACCTATGGCGCCGTTGATTGGGGTCCACATCTCTTCTTGAGTCTTTGGGCATTGCTCTCTGTGAACCTTTTTGTCGTCAACATGCTACCCGTTCCCATACTCGATGGTGGCCGAATCCTTCTCGACTGCATTGTCGCAATCCGCCGCCGCCGCCTCACTGACCGAGAGCTCACCTGGGCCAGCAACATCGGCTGGCTCCTGATCGGTACACTCGTTCTCTTCACACTTTTCAACGACATTCTCCGGCTCATCCGGAAGTGAAAATCCTCTGTCTGGCTCTTGCTTGGAATGAGCAACGCTTCATTCCAGGCCTTCCAGCTCGCGGTGCTCGGTTGTTTCTGTGGCCAGACCCGGAAGTATGTCGGCTTGCCGGACTCGTCACCCAGACCGACGAGTTCCACTACCAGGACCAACGAGTTGAACCACTGAAATGGGACACGGACGTGGACCTGTGTCTGGTACGTGCTGATTTTGGACACGATGCCTCCGCACGCGAGATATGGCTGGCCCTGAACCAATCTGGTGTTCCGTTTCTTTTCTTCGGTCCGCTCGTTACCGCACTTGACCCCAGAGCCCCAGATTGGGCCGAGCGCCGGGTCGTCGGTGACATAATCAACGTCTGGACGCTGATCAGAGAGGACGCTACCAAGCGACGTCTGAAGCCGGTGTACCGTGCCTCGACTCAGCCGCGGCACGCGCCCGCTCGGCTTGACCTAGTCCTCAACCGCGAAATGAACGCCGAGCATCGGATAATGAACTTTGTGCGGGGATGCTCTTGTCCCGACCCCGTGCACCGATTCTGCCCTGAACGTCTTTACTACGGTACTGCCCGTCTCACGCGGGACTTGGACGAAATCGTCGGCGAACTCCTGGACCTCCCCGGCAAGCATGTTCAGCTCATGGATGACGACGTTGCGTCGGACCCGGGTTATTACTCTGAAGTGTTCACCGCGCTTTGGAACTACCGGCGCCACTGGACTGTCAACGCCAGCGATGCCCTGTTTCGCTACCCTCAACTTATTCGGCTCTTGGGCAAAGCTGGCACCAAGACCGTTTTTCTCAACGAGACTTTCCTACTCGGCCGCCTGGGCCGAGCGGTGACCGAATACCGGGTGCTGCGCCACCTATACCGCCGGGTCAAACTCCTCCAGTCGCGCCGGATGCTGGTCGGTGCCAGAGTCTTTATAGAACTAGGTTCCAAACCGCGTGACTACGAAAGGATCGCTCTCGCCCTCAAACGCATGGACCTTGACTTCATCGAACCCTGTTTTGCCCGAATGGACGAGAATGGTCACTGGC
This window of the candidate division WOR-3 bacterium genome carries:
- the trpS gene encoding tryptophan--tRNA ligase, producing the protein MAKKRILTGDRPTGPLHLGHYVGSVANRVSLQYEYDTFIIIADLQALTTNFDRPERLREDVLNVAIDNLACGLNPSHATLFVQSLVPEIAELTVIYSNLVSVQQLSHNPTIKTEAAQYNFGESMPYGFLGYPVSQAADITFCRAQLVPVGSDQLPHIEMTRKLVRKFNATYAPVLIEPEARVSHVPRLVGLDGNTKMSKSLGNAIYLSDSPEEIRRKVSIAVTDPARIHPTDKGHPEVCAVFAYHRAFNQDSEHSLHDDTPRSTEIEEQCRAGTIGCVPCKKLLADVLNRFLEPIRQRRSEYERNPDLVLDILSAGSARARAEGQTTMALVREAMRMNYFRSRVGQQPDSR
- the ispD gene encoding 2-C-methyl-D-erythritol 4-phosphate cytidylyltransferase, coding for MQSAAGECFGLVVAAGRGTRFGGLKQFALLGGRPLLSWSLNAFEQSKSVVGVVVVTNRPKIPFVHTLVQRSGFGKVLAIAPGGRTRSASVRNGLASLPAHGLVAVHDAARPFVNAQMLDQGLAKCIRRGAVTYGYPLSDAVKRVFRGRITETVARRGLYAVQTPQFFRLELLRRAHANSRGTDAPDDCALVESLGYRPLVIPGPLTNFKITSRADLALARRLL
- the dxr gene encoding 1-deoxy-D-xylulose-5-phosphate reductoisomerase, with the protein product MRRRRIAVFGSTGSIGKATLDVIGHLSTRFEVSVLVAHSSSRIIAAQARRFLPSMVVLSDQEACVRTRQLLGPGFRVESGLGPMLDAATSARTDIVVMAMSGTAGVLPVMAALERGKHVCLATKEILVSFGSEVTETAHRYGAQLLPIDSELAGLHQCLEHRSRESVRKVILTASGGPFRRTGPPERAAASQVLAHPTWRMGRKVTVDSATLMNKGLEAIEAVRLFELRPEQVEAVIHPQSIVHALIEFQDGSLLAQLANPDMRLPIQYCLTYPERLDSVIRPLNLSRVGRLEFAAVEERRFPCYRLARSALRLGPAATCVLNAANQVAVQAFLQGRIALGAIPRIISRTMLALGVAKKNVGRRSVRVLLRLEQKATTYAHCLVRSCPAPGGCPPHAENRKAVRDSRQ
- the rseP gene encoding RIP metalloprotease RseP; this translates as MLSSVVLVVLLVSVLIIIHEFGHLAVAKLSHIPVEVFSVGFGPVLIRRRFGETEYRLSAIPLGGFIKMAGEEERAGPGPESPALLGKPGYMDKPLGIRVAVIAAGPLSNLLLGFVLFTVVLGIFGQDYTPATIYAPDGSLAAAVGLRTGDIVRAVAGQSVTDFADLETHLANNAGRTVSLTVERNGDTTMIEYPVPVSYSTSEMPPVVGAVAPGSPAEEAGLTQGDTLIALDGEPVTTWQEFQRRITSGEPRTVVVEWRSRGRHHTAAIQTRPDTALPGAPPRIGVRVDESWVLAQFTGARVGSVRHRSPAANAGIKPGDSLITVGGRPIVRWQDYLEVDAELDGVDSIEVVWTHNGQQMSAWVKPRSRPDQFSRERLGLLHLRHASRLGPLALVAAAATRTGSVMLTIFRIVARAVTGDREAREGIGGPVAVAQITYGAVDWGPHLFLSLWALLSVNLFVVNMLPVPILDGGRILLDCIVAIRRRRLTDRELTWASNIGWLLIGTLVLFTLFNDILRLIRK